A region from the Actinoplanes sp. OR16 genome encodes:
- a CDS encoding Trp biosynthesis-associated membrane protein, producing the protein MSSRKKQLLSVLACLAGGGLTLYAVTRVWSVQVELRPGLSDLRTEQTGAESQPWLIGLALVALAGTGALLATRGRVRRGLGVLLTLIGAGIVAGGVLARVTLDAGDAGASAFLWPVACVLGGAAVVAGGLLAARHGHQWSAMSARYERSTAPEPVTRTASAEPDTRSLWDALDRGDDPTVR; encoded by the coding sequence ATGAGCAGCAGGAAGAAGCAGCTGCTGTCCGTCCTGGCCTGCCTGGCCGGCGGCGGGCTCACCCTCTACGCCGTGACGCGGGTCTGGTCGGTGCAGGTCGAGCTCCGGCCCGGCCTCTCCGATCTGCGGACCGAGCAGACCGGCGCCGAGTCGCAGCCGTGGCTGATCGGGCTGGCGCTGGTCGCCCTCGCCGGGACGGGCGCGCTGCTCGCCACCCGTGGCCGGGTGCGGCGCGGTCTGGGCGTGCTCCTCACGCTGATCGGCGCGGGCATCGTCGCCGGCGGTGTGCTGGCGCGCGTCACCCTCGACGCCGGCGATGCCGGCGCCTCGGCCTTCCTCTGGCCGGTCGCCTGTGTGCTCGGAGGCGCGGCGGTGGTGGCGGGCGGCCTGCTTGCCGCGCGGCACGGTCATCAGTGGTCGGCCATGTCAGCACGGTACGAGCGGAGCACCGCGCCCGAGCCGGTGACCAGAACGGCGTCCGCCGAGCCGGACACCCGGTCACTCTGGGATGCGCTGGACCGCGGGGACGACCCGACAGTTCGCTGA
- the hisI gene encoding phosphoribosyl-AMP cyclohydrolase — MGWGRIQTVPVPETETTLDPAIAARLKRNPDGLVAAIVQEHGTGDVLMLGWMDDEALRRTLATGRATYWSRSRQEYWVKGATSGHHQHVKHVSLDCDGDALLVTVVQTGAACHNGTHTCFTDDLPLQEER; from the coding sequence ATCGGATGGGGGAGAATCCAGACCGTGCCCGTACCCGAAACAGAGACGACCCTCGACCCGGCGATCGCCGCGAGGCTCAAGCGCAACCCCGACGGACTGGTCGCGGCGATCGTGCAGGAGCACGGCACCGGCGACGTGCTGATGCTCGGCTGGATGGACGACGAGGCGCTGCGCCGCACGCTCGCCACCGGCCGCGCCACGTACTGGTCCCGGAGCCGCCAGGAGTACTGGGTGAAGGGCGCGACGTCCGGCCACCACCAGCACGTGAAGCACGTGTCGCTCGACTGCGACGGCGACGCGCTGCTGGTCACGGTCGTGCAGACCGGCGCGGCCTGCCACAACGGAACACACACCTGCTTCACCGACGACCTGCCCCTGCAGGAGGAGCGATGA
- the trpA gene encoding tryptophan synthase subunit alpha, whose protein sequence is MSIAATFATAASEDRAVLVGCMPAGFPTVDDSIEQMIEMHRAGCDVIEVELPYSDPVMDGPVIQRASDIALANGVRTRDTLKIIDAVSSAGATVVLMTYWNPIEKYGVDAFARDLASAGATGLITPDLIPDEAQEWIAASDAHKIDRTFLVAPSSTDERIAMTLQNCRGFVYATALMGVTGARTSVSSQAPELVARIRKADPEMPVGVGLGVGNGKQAAEVAAFADGVIVGSALIRCMLDAPDRKTGLDRLRALSAELAEGVRGAS, encoded by the coding sequence GTGAGTATCGCTGCCACGTTCGCCACGGCTGCTTCCGAGGATCGCGCGGTGCTGGTCGGCTGCATGCCGGCCGGCTTCCCGACCGTCGACGACAGCATCGAGCAGATGATCGAGATGCACCGGGCCGGGTGCGACGTCATCGAGGTCGAGCTGCCGTACTCGGACCCGGTCATGGACGGCCCGGTGATCCAGAGGGCGAGCGACATCGCGCTCGCCAACGGTGTCCGCACCCGCGACACCCTGAAGATCATCGACGCGGTCTCGTCGGCCGGCGCCACCGTGGTGCTGATGACCTACTGGAACCCGATCGAGAAGTACGGCGTCGACGCGTTCGCCCGTGATCTCGCGTCGGCCGGGGCCACCGGGCTGATCACGCCCGACCTGATCCCGGACGAGGCGCAGGAGTGGATCGCCGCCTCGGACGCCCACAAGATCGACCGGACGTTCCTGGTCGCGCCGAGCTCGACCGACGAGCGGATCGCGATGACCCTGCAGAACTGCCGGGGCTTCGTCTACGCGACGGCGCTGATGGGTGTGACCGGCGCACGTACGTCGGTCTCCTCGCAGGCGCCCGAGCTGGTCGCCCGGATCCGCAAGGCCGACCCGGAGATGCCGGTCGGCGTCGGTCTCGGCGTCGGCAACGGCAAGCAGGCCGCCGAGGTCGCCGCGTTCGCCGACGGGGTGATCGTGGGCAGCGCGCTGATCCGGTGCATGCTCGACGCCCCGGACCGGAAGACCGGACTGGACCGGCTCCGCGCCCTCAGCGCCGAGCTGGCCGAGGGTGTCCGTGGGGCTTCATGA
- the trpB gene encoding tryptophan synthase subunit beta — MTAQALPSLPDLSGHFGRYGGRFVPEALVKALDELDAAYRSAKADPEFQAQFQDLLLNYAGVPSLLYRATRLSEKLGAEILLKREDLNHTGAHKVRNVLGQALLAKRMGKPRVIAETGAGQHGVASATAAALLDLECVVYMGEMDTERQALNVARMRMLGATVVPVTNGSRTLKDALNEALRDWVTTVDTTHYLLGTAAGPHPFPELVRDFVGGIGVEARAQCLELTGKLPDAVAACVGGGSNAIGIFHAFVPDSSVRLFGFEAGGDGVETGRHAASITGGSVGVLHGNRTYLLQDDDGQTIESHSISAGLDYPGVGPEHAWLHDTGRASYEPVTDDEAMAAFQLLCRTEGIIPAIESSHALAGVAKIAPRLREELGRTPTIVVNLSGRGDKDVHTAGAYFGILDPVETVVPGENT; from the coding sequence ATGACAGCGCAGGCCCTACCCTCGCTGCCCGACCTGTCCGGACATTTCGGGCGGTATGGCGGCCGGTTCGTCCCGGAGGCGCTGGTCAAGGCCCTGGACGAGCTGGACGCGGCGTACCGGTCGGCGAAGGCCGACCCGGAGTTCCAGGCGCAGTTCCAGGACCTGCTGCTCAACTACGCGGGCGTGCCGTCGCTGCTGTACCGGGCGACCCGGCTCTCCGAGAAACTGGGCGCGGAGATCCTGCTCAAGCGGGAGGACCTGAACCACACCGGCGCCCACAAGGTGCGCAACGTGCTGGGCCAGGCGCTGCTCGCGAAGCGGATGGGCAAGCCCCGGGTCATCGCCGAGACCGGCGCCGGCCAGCACGGTGTCGCGAGCGCCACGGCGGCCGCGCTGCTCGACCTCGAGTGCGTGGTCTACATGGGCGAGATGGACACCGAGCGGCAGGCGCTGAACGTGGCGCGGATGCGGATGCTCGGCGCCACCGTCGTACCGGTGACGAACGGCTCGCGGACCCTGAAGGACGCCCTCAACGAGGCGCTCCGGGACTGGGTCACCACCGTCGACACCACGCACTACCTGCTGGGCACGGCGGCCGGGCCGCACCCGTTCCCGGAGCTGGTCCGCGACTTCGTCGGCGGGATCGGCGTCGAGGCGCGGGCGCAGTGCCTGGAGCTGACCGGCAAGCTGCCGGACGCCGTGGCGGCGTGCGTCGGCGGCGGCTCCAACGCGATCGGCATCTTCCACGCGTTCGTCCCCGACTCCTCCGTGCGGCTGTTCGGCTTCGAGGCGGGCGGCGACGGCGTGGAGACCGGCCGGCACGCGGCGTCGATCACCGGTGGTTCGGTCGGCGTGCTGCACGGCAACCGGACGTACCTGCTGCAGGACGACGACGGCCAGACCATCGAGTCGCACTCGATCTCGGCGGGCCTGGACTATCCGGGCGTCGGTCCGGAGCACGCCTGGCTGCACGACACCGGGCGGGCGTCGTACGAGCCGGTCACCGACGACGAGGCGATGGCGGCGTTCCAGCTGCTCTGCCGCACCGAGGGGATCATCCCGGCGATCGAGAGCTCGCACGCCCTGGCCGGGGTCGCGAAGATCGCGCCGCGGCTGCGCGAGGAGCTGGGCCGGACCCCGACCATCGTGGTCAACCTGTCCGGGCGCGGCGACAAGGACGTGCACACGGCCGGCGCCTACTTCGGCATCCTCGACCCGGTCGAGACGGTCGTACCGGGAGAGAACACGTGA
- a CDS encoding DUF2470 domain-containing protein: protein MQPSPAEIARTLSAGHLPAVAHIACRPGPVPVRHVTDAQGRVLLLVPSEGTLATALRPQDGNDDTALVLDIRDVPPMATSPSLGRVWVSGWATRLTGEDARAAALDYADTDACGDLLDIGESQSLYRMDVAEVRYERNENLIEIDPDDYAEATPDPLRAVEFDLIADLADHHVEEMSDYVKRQLGSAAKPGDEPRVVRMDRYGFLVRMGKRSARLAFPRPVTDRHDLAHLLHPILCRRCTTQDHTAA, encoded by the coding sequence ATGCAACCCAGTCCCGCCGAGATCGCGCGCACGCTTTCCGCCGGTCACCTGCCCGCCGTCGCCCACATCGCCTGCCGCCCCGGACCCGTTCCGGTCCGGCACGTGACGGACGCTCAGGGCCGCGTGCTTCTGCTAGTGCCCAGCGAGGGTACCCTCGCGACCGCCCTTCGGCCACAAGACGGGAACGACGACACCGCGCTCGTACTGGACATCCGGGACGTGCCGCCGATGGCCACCTCCCCGTCGCTCGGACGGGTCTGGGTGTCCGGCTGGGCGACCCGGCTGACCGGCGAGGACGCCCGCGCGGCAGCGCTCGACTACGCGGACACCGACGCCTGCGGAGACCTGCTCGACATCGGCGAGAGTCAATCGCTCTACCGGATGGACGTCGCCGAGGTCCGGTACGAACGTAACGAGAACCTCATCGAGATCGACCCGGACGACTACGCCGAGGCCACCCCGGACCCGCTGCGGGCGGTCGAGTTCGACCTCATCGCCGACCTGGCCGACCACCACGTCGAAGAGATGAGCGACTACGTGAAACGTCAGCTCGGCAGCGCTGCCAAGCCCGGCGACGAGCCCCGCGTGGTGCGGATGGACCGGTACGGCTTCCTGGTCCGGATGGGCAAGCGCAGCGCCCGCCTGGCCTTCCCCCGCCCGGTCACCGACCGGCACGACCTGGCTCACCTGCTGCACCCGATCCTGTGCCGCCGCTGCACCACGCAGGATCACACCGCCGCCTAG
- the lgt gene encoding prolipoprotein diacylglyceryl transferase, which yields MIIAAIPSPTTSVWHLGPFPVRAYALCIILGMVVATLLMEKRLRNRGVAPWVSLDMVVWAVPFGIIGARIYHLITSPQDYFGAGGDPIRALYIWEGGLGIWGAVAGGALGAWIAARQIGLPLSVFADALAPALPVAQAIGRFGNWFNNELYGKVTTLPWGLEIHEMDSANPGHATVIDGEPVTKPELYHPTFLYEVIWDLGVAGFVWLLDRRFKFGRGRAFALYIMAYTAGRAWIEMLRTDEANHFFGVRLNVFVAIVVFVGAAIYFVVMKGPREYVVPIDAPETTPEPAVDSGVSQVDVAGGEDEGRKMPVAYQVVSEERFLAYQRTGILPPLPGDSTAVSEETVPAAPSGSGSASSSASSADDEN from the coding sequence GTGATTATCGCCGCCATCCCCAGCCCCACGACCTCGGTGTGGCATCTAGGGCCGTTCCCGGTCCGTGCCTACGCGCTCTGCATCATCCTCGGCATGGTCGTCGCCACGCTCCTGATGGAGAAGCGCCTCCGTAACCGTGGTGTGGCGCCGTGGGTCTCGCTGGACATGGTGGTGTGGGCGGTGCCGTTCGGCATCATCGGCGCCCGCATCTACCACCTGATCACCTCGCCGCAGGATTACTTCGGCGCCGGTGGCGACCCGATCCGGGCCCTCTACATCTGGGAGGGTGGCCTCGGCATCTGGGGCGCGGTGGCCGGCGGCGCGCTCGGCGCGTGGATCGCGGCCCGGCAGATCGGCCTGCCCCTGAGCGTCTTCGCCGACGCGCTCGCCCCGGCGCTGCCGGTGGCCCAGGCGATCGGCCGGTTCGGCAACTGGTTCAACAACGAGCTCTACGGCAAGGTCACCACGCTCCCGTGGGGCCTGGAGATCCACGAGATGGACTCGGCCAACCCGGGCCACGCCACCGTGATCGACGGCGAGCCGGTCACCAAGCCGGAGCTGTACCACCCGACCTTCCTCTACGAGGTGATCTGGGACCTCGGGGTGGCCGGTTTCGTCTGGCTGCTCGACCGTCGGTTCAAGTTCGGGCGGGGCCGGGCGTTCGCGCTCTACATCATGGCGTACACCGCCGGCCGGGCCTGGATCGAGATGCTGCGCACCGATGAGGCCAACCACTTCTTCGGCGTCCGGCTCAACGTCTTCGTCGCGATCGTCGTGTTCGTCGGCGCGGCGATCTACTTCGTGGTGATGAAGGGCCCCCGGGAGTACGTCGTACCGATCGACGCCCCGGAGACCACGCCGGAACCGGCCGTCGACAGCGGCGTCTCTCAGGTGGACGTCGCCGGCGGCGAGGACGAGGGCCGGAAGATGCCGGTCGCCTATCAGGTGGTCAGCGAGGAGCGGTTCCTGGCGTACCAGCGGACCGGGATCCTGCCGCCCCTCCCCGGCGACTCCACCGCCGTCTCGGAGGAGACGGTGCCGGCGGCTCCCTCCGGCTCCGGTTCCGCCTCCTCTTCCGCCTCCTCCGCCGACGACGAGAACTGA
- a CDS encoding anthranilate synthase component I: MTSGATFPGEDEFVASRKRVVPVTRKLLADGETPVGVYTKLAGGPGTFLLESAEQGVAWSRYSFIGVRSAATLVERDGRAEWLGTPPDGVPLGGDPVVALRETVAALTAGAEPDADLPPLTGGMVGYLSYDLVRRFERLPATATDDVPLPELGMMLATDLVVLDHHEGSALLVANAVLAADADDAARRAAYHQAIGRLDAMTTALSRPTPPMVSTVERRPAGEPVSRTAPGEYQKAVESAKEAIRAGECFQIVVAQRFERPTDANALDVYRVLRATNPSPYMYLLRFDDFDIVGSSPEAHLKVSANRTALLHPIAGTRWRGATPEQDAALAAELLADPKERSEHVMLVDLGRNDLGRVSEPGSVEVPEFARIERYSHVMHIVSTVVGRLREDRSAFDALAATFPAGTLSGAPKVRAMEIIEELEPTRRGLYGGTVGYFGFAGDMDMAIAIRTALLKDGVAYVGAGAGIVADSDPAAEEQETRNKAAAVLAAISAAETLRAAR; this comes from the coding sequence ATGACCAGCGGAGCGACGTTCCCCGGCGAGGACGAGTTCGTCGCCTCGCGCAAGCGGGTCGTCCCGGTCACCCGCAAGCTGCTGGCCGACGGCGAGACGCCGGTCGGTGTCTACACGAAGCTCGCCGGCGGCCCGGGCACCTTCCTGCTCGAGTCGGCGGAGCAGGGCGTCGCCTGGTCGCGCTATTCGTTCATCGGGGTGCGCAGCGCGGCTACCCTGGTCGAGCGCGACGGCCGGGCGGAGTGGCTCGGCACGCCGCCGGACGGCGTACCCCTGGGGGGTGATCCTGTCGTGGCCCTGCGCGAGACGGTGGCCGCGCTGACCGCCGGAGCGGAACCCGATGCGGATCTTCCGCCGCTCACCGGAGGCATGGTCGGTTACCTGAGCTACGACCTGGTCCGGCGTTTCGAGCGGCTGCCGGCCACCGCGACCGACGACGTCCCGCTGCCCGAGCTGGGCATGATGCTCGCCACCGACCTCGTCGTGCTCGACCACCACGAGGGGTCGGCGCTGCTGGTGGCGAACGCCGTCCTGGCTGCCGACGCCGACGACGCGGCCCGGCGTGCGGCGTACCACCAGGCGATCGGCCGGCTCGACGCGATGACGACGGCCCTGTCCCGGCCCACCCCGCCGATGGTCTCCACGGTGGAGCGCCGCCCGGCCGGTGAGCCGGTGAGCCGGACCGCGCCGGGGGAGTACCAGAAGGCGGTGGAGAGCGCGAAGGAGGCGATCCGGGCCGGCGAGTGCTTCCAGATCGTGGTGGCGCAGCGGTTCGAGCGCCCGACCGACGCGAACGCCCTCGACGTCTACCGGGTGCTGCGGGCCACCAACCCGAGCCCGTACATGTACCTGCTGCGCTTCGACGACTTCGACATCGTCGGCTCCTCGCCGGAGGCGCACCTCAAGGTCAGCGCGAACCGGACCGCCCTGCTGCACCCGATCGCCGGCACCCGCTGGCGGGGCGCCACCCCGGAGCAGGACGCCGCGCTCGCCGCCGAGCTGCTCGCCGACCCGAAGGAGCGTTCCGAGCACGTCATGCTCGTCGACCTGGGCCGCAACGACCTGGGCCGGGTCAGTGAGCCGGGCTCGGTGGAGGTGCCGGAGTTCGCCCGCATCGAGCGGTACAGCCACGTCATGCACATCGTCTCCACGGTGGTCGGACGGCTGCGCGAGGACCGGTCCGCGTTCGACGCGCTCGCCGCGACGTTCCCGGCCGGCACGCTCTCCGGCGCGCCGAAGGTCCGGGCCATGGAGATCATCGAGGAGCTGGAGCCGACCCGGCGCGGCCTCTACGGCGGCACCGTCGGCTACTTCGGGTTCGCCGGCGACATGGACATGGCGATCGCGATCCGGACCGCGCTGCTCAAGGACGGTGTGGCCTACGTCGGCGCGGGCGCCGGCATCGTGGCCGACTCCGATCCGGCCGCCGAGGAGCAGGAGACCCGGAACAAGGCCGCCGCGGTGCTGGCCGCGATCTCCGCCGCCGAGACGCTGCGCGCCGCGAGATGA
- a CDS encoding NAD(P)/FAD-dependent oxidoreductase — MRTAVVVGAGMSGLAAAGALSRSGWQVVVLERAERVAAANTAVVLWPNGQRALESLDPDGGWSAVWSPLPDGGVRRPDGQWLVAPRVRAGTGPAPAGVHLEDLYDALIAGLGDGVEIRTGFEVTTVVCGGQRPAVGDGRTVIEADLVVGADGIDSRVRAAVAPEAVAAGAGLAAWQAVIPAFRVPELPGFAGGETLGSGYRFVAIPLGPSARGGVYWVATAAGAPRPESPATQLALLRRWFKGWHEPIGALLAATRPEELIPQGVRELRPLPRAYGFRSGPGGVVLIGDAAHAMPHHLGQGACLAFEDAATLRALMAGLASGDDPGVAAEEYSRLRRPRTTTVIRQNRRMSAVVQARGRLALRARDAALNHMRPRLLGRTLDPVADWSPPD, encoded by the coding sequence ATGCGTACGGCCGTAGTAGTCGGTGCCGGCATGTCCGGGCTCGCCGCTGCCGGGGCGCTGTCCCGGTCCGGATGGCAGGTCGTGGTCCTGGAACGGGCCGAACGCGTGGCCGCGGCGAACACCGCCGTGGTGCTCTGGCCCAACGGCCAGCGGGCCCTGGAGTCGCTCGACCCGGACGGCGGCTGGTCGGCGGTCTGGTCGCCGCTGCCCGACGGCGGTGTCCGGCGGCCGGACGGGCAGTGGCTCGTCGCGCCCCGGGTTCGCGCCGGGACGGGTCCGGCGCCGGCCGGGGTCCATCTGGAGGATCTGTACGACGCCCTGATCGCCGGACTCGGCGACGGCGTGGAGATCCGCACCGGTTTCGAGGTGACGACTGTCGTCTGCGGCGGGCAGCGGCCCGCGGTGGGCGACGGCCGTACCGTGATCGAGGCCGACCTGGTGGTCGGCGCCGACGGCATCGACAGCCGGGTCCGCGCCGCGGTGGCGCCCGAGGCGGTGGCGGCCGGCGCGGGACTGGCCGCGTGGCAGGCCGTGATCCCCGCGTTCCGGGTGCCCGAGCTGCCCGGGTTCGCAGGTGGGGAGACGCTCGGCTCCGGCTACCGCTTCGTGGCGATACCGCTGGGACCGTCCGCCCGTGGCGGCGTCTACTGGGTCGCGACGGCGGCCGGCGCGCCCCGGCCCGAGTCGCCGGCAACCCAGCTCGCGCTGCTGCGGCGCTGGTTCAAGGGCTGGCACGAGCCGATCGGCGCGCTGCTCGCCGCGACCCGGCCCGAGGAGCTGATCCCGCAGGGTGTCCGCGAGCTGCGGCCGCTGCCCCGGGCCTACGGGTTCCGCTCCGGCCCCGGCGGCGTCGTGCTGATCGGTGACGCGGCCCACGCCATGCCGCACCACCTGGGTCAGGGCGCCTGCCTGGCGTTCGAGGACGCGGCCACGCTGCGGGCGCTGATGGCCGGCCTGGCCTCGGGGGACGATCCCGGAGTGGCGGCCGAGGAGTACAGCCGGCTGCGCCGCCCGCGCACCACCACCGTGATCCGGCAGAACCGGCGGATGTCAGCGGTGGTCCAGGCCCGCGGCCGGTTGGCGCTGCGCGCTCGGGACGCCGCCCTCAACCACATGCGCCCTCGCCTCCTCGGCCGAACCCTCGACCCGGTAGCCGATTGGTCCCCACCCGACTGA
- the rpsD gene encoding 30S ribosomal protein S4, with the protein MNNSRPKAKLSRALGIPLTRKCVKYFERRPFPPGVHGRGRRKSSDYQVRLLEKQRLRHQYNISEVQMRAAFDAAHKAEGKTGETMVTLLERRLDATVFRAGFTRTIYQARQLVVHGHFTVDGKKVDRPGYKLKPGQVIEVKETSRSKPPFQIAATGTHIDGPTAPYLSTVLEELRTTVVRAPLRSEVPVLCDEQLVVEYYAR; encoded by the coding sequence TTGAACAACTCTCGACCCAAGGCGAAGCTCTCGCGAGCGCTGGGAATCCCTCTGACGCGTAAGTGCGTCAAGTACTTCGAGCGCCGCCCGTTCCCGCCGGGCGTCCACGGCCGTGGCCGTCGCAAGAGCTCGGACTACCAGGTCCGTCTGCTGGAGAAGCAGCGTCTTCGCCACCAGTACAACATCAGCGAGGTCCAGATGCGGGCCGCGTTCGACGCCGCGCACAAGGCGGAGGGCAAGACCGGCGAGACGATGGTCACGCTGCTCGAGCGCCGCCTGGACGCGACCGTCTTCCGTGCCGGCTTCACCCGGACCATCTACCAGGCCCGCCAGCTGGTCGTGCACGGTCACTTCACCGTGGACGGCAAGAAGGTGGACCGCCCCGGCTACAAGCTGAAGCCGGGTCAGGTCATCGAGGTCAAGGAGACGAGCCGCTCGAAGCCGCCGTTCCAGATCGCCGCGACCGGCACCCACATCGATGGGCCGACCGCGCCGTACCTGTCGACGGTCCTTGAGGAGCTCCGTACCACCGTGGTCCGGGCGCCGCTGCGCTCCGAGGTCCCGGTCCTCTGCGACGAGCAGCTGGTCGTGGAGTACTACGCCCGCTGA
- a CDS encoding GNAT family N-acetyltransferase: protein MAPADSGLFDRLEQFYDALPRPWARVEEIGSLDLFVREGEGWPYYARPRLGSHTPSAADIIETRRRQRDLGVPEAFEWVHECSPDLLAVARSAGLDVLLAPLLVLDPAALVPDLPIRDARIRYLDPASPAFAADLRAARAVARLGFGAPAYRAPLEVVENTLVIDGAGPAERDAFEELTPEAVQATRVMLESGDYVTAVAESPAEGILATATSQRVGQVAEVVGVATLPSARNRGYASQLTATLTGRLLARGVDLVLLSAGDDDVARLYTRVGFRRVGTACVAQPAAVPL, encoded by the coding sequence ATGGCGCCAGCGGATTCCGGCCTCTTCGACCGACTCGAACAGTTCTACGACGCTTTGCCCCGCCCCTGGGCGCGAGTCGAGGAGATCGGTTCGCTGGATCTCTTCGTCCGCGAGGGAGAGGGCTGGCCCTACTATGCCCGTCCGCGGCTCGGTTCGCACACCCCTTCGGCCGCGGACATCATCGAGACCCGCCGCCGGCAGCGTGATCTCGGTGTCCCGGAGGCCTTCGAGTGGGTGCACGAGTGCAGCCCCGATCTCCTCGCGGTGGCCCGTTCGGCCGGTCTCGACGTCCTGCTCGCGCCGCTGCTCGTGCTAGATCCCGCGGCGCTCGTCCCGGACCTGCCGATCCGCGACGCCAGGATCCGCTACCTCGATCCGGCCTCGCCCGCCTTCGCCGCCGACCTGCGCGCCGCCCGCGCCGTGGCCCGGCTCGGCTTCGGCGCCCCGGCCTACCGCGCTCCCCTCGAAGTAGTGGAGAACACCCTGGTCATCGACGGTGCGGGCCCGGCCGAGAGGGACGCCTTCGAGGAGCTCACCCCGGAAGCCGTCCAGGCCACCCGGGTGATGCTGGAGAGTGGCGACTACGTCACCGCCGTCGCCGAGTCGCCGGCCGAGGGCATCCTGGCGACGGCGACCAGCCAGCGGGTGGGCCAGGTCGCCGAGGTCGTCGGGGTCGCCACCCTGCCGTCGGCGCGCAACCGGGGTTATGCGTCGCAGCTCACGGCCACGCTGACCGGCCGATTGCTGGCCCGCGGGGTGGACCTCGTCCTACTCTCGGCCGGCGACGACGATGTGGCCCGCCTCTACACCCGTGTCGGGTTCCGCCGCGTGGGCACCGCTTGCGTCGCGCAGCCGGCCGCCGTGCCGCTGTGA
- the trpC gene encoding indole-3-glycerol phosphate synthase TrpC, with protein sequence MLAGVREDVAARQERTPLEKVRELAAAAPPAIDAYAALRKPGVAVIAEVKRSSPSKGTLADIPDPAELAGEYAAGGARCISVLTEGRWFGGSLDDLVAVRKSVKIPVLRKDFVVSSYQVHEARAHGADLVLLIVAALEQNVLVGLLERIESLGMTALVEVHNEEEADRALEANAKVIGVNARDLRTLEVDRSVFERIAPGLPNNVVKIAESGVRGPHDLIRYASAGADAVLVGEGLVTQKSPRDAVAELVNAGNHPATPRPVR encoded by the coding sequence ATCCTCGCCGGCGTGCGGGAGGACGTAGCGGCACGCCAGGAGCGCACGCCGCTGGAAAAGGTGCGTGAGCTGGCGGCGGCAGCGCCCCCGGCGATCGATGCCTACGCGGCGCTGCGCAAGCCCGGCGTGGCGGTGATCGCCGAGGTGAAGCGGTCGTCGCCGTCGAAGGGCACGCTCGCCGACATCCCGGACCCGGCCGAGCTGGCCGGGGAGTACGCGGCCGGTGGCGCCCGCTGCATCAGCGTGCTCACCGAGGGCCGCTGGTTCGGCGGCTCGCTGGACGACCTCGTGGCCGTGCGCAAGTCGGTGAAGATCCCGGTCCTGCGCAAGGACTTCGTGGTCTCCAGCTACCAGGTGCACGAGGCTCGGGCCCACGGCGCCGACCTGGTGCTGCTCATCGTCGCCGCCCTCGAGCAGAACGTGCTCGTCGGCCTCCTGGAGCGCATCGAGTCGCTGGGCATGACCGCCCTCGTCGAGGTGCACAACGAGGAGGAGGCGGACCGGGCACTGGAGGCGAACGCGAAGGTGATCGGGGTGAACGCCCGCGACCTGCGCACCCTCGAGGTGGACCGCTCGGTCTTCGAGCGCATCGCGCCCGGCCTGCCGAACAACGTCGTCAAGATCGCCGAGTCCGGCGTGCGCGGCCCGCACGACCTGATCCGCTATGCGTCGGCCGGCGCCGACGCGGTGCTGGTCGGCGAGGGCCTGGTCACCCAGAAGTCGCCGCGCGACGCGGTGGCCGAGCTGGTCAACGCCGGCAACCACCCGGCGACCCCGCGGCCGGTCCGATGA